The following are encoded in a window of bacterium SCSIO 12643 genomic DNA:
- a CDS encoding CoA pyrophosphatase translates to MDFNIFTSTIKNRITNLNPEAHQLMSPFKIKNRNELLHSNPNPRIGGVMIMIFNKNEQAHFALIKRPVYEGVHSGQIAFPGGSQDPEDENIEATAMRELEEEVGISSDHLEIIGQLSQIYIPPSKFLVTPVVGILSEKPRFKKDDFEVDEIIEVPVSVLFDDQIIKHGNIQTPSNYKIQSPYFDIFGHQVWGATAIILSEFKSIMK, encoded by the coding sequence AAACCTCAACCCTGAAGCACATCAGCTCATGTCTCCTTTTAAAATTAAAAATAGAAATGAACTGCTTCATTCTAACCCAAATCCAAGAATTGGTGGAGTGATGATCATGATTTTCAATAAAAACGAGCAAGCACATTTCGCATTAATCAAAAGACCCGTGTATGAAGGTGTACATTCCGGACAAATTGCATTTCCGGGTGGGTCTCAAGACCCGGAAGATGAAAATATAGAAGCCACAGCGATGCGTGAACTGGAAGAAGAAGTTGGCATTAGTTCTGATCACTTAGAAATTATAGGCCAATTATCTCAAATATATATTCCACCCTCTAAGTTTTTGGTCACACCGGTAGTAGGAATTTTATCAGAAAAACCTCGCTTCAAAAAAGATGATTTTGAGGTAGATGAAATCATAGAAGTTCCTGTCTCTGTATTATTTGATGACCAGATTATCAAACACGGAAATATTCAAACTCCAAGTAATTACAAAATTCAATCTCCTTATTTCGACATCTTTGGACATCAGGTCTGGGGTGCAACTGCTATTATTTTAAGTGAATTTAAATCCATAATGAAATGA
- a CDS encoding exo-alpha-sialidase — protein MRSLIFILSILSISAFGQTFQNIKIDEDKSLHGPEEPTIAISHADSNIMMAGANINRLYRSEDAGLTWEPIKIKSKYGIWGDPCVIPLTYGEFLYFHLSLPKGKAYVHDSFLDRIVCQPSKKNGKKFKRGYSIGHNPPKDQDKEWSVLDSERNRVYTSWTQFDQYGSQDTTHQSNILASYSDDLGKTWSTPMVLSSFSGNCIDDDQTTEGAVPAIGINGEMHVAWAYNNGIYFNTYNPGQSVTQEKLIAKQVKGWNQNIEGLGRTNGMPVTVSDMSRKSFHGNLYVCWSDQRNGELNTDVFLVKSTDQGQTWSEPLKVNNDQTNTHQFLPWMTIDQTTGYIYIIFYDRRNYIDNQTDVYLAVSKDGGNSFTNIKVSESPFTPVSQVFFGDYINISAHSGVVRPIWTRYENGLLSIWTALIHGL, from the coding sequence ATGAGAAGCCTAATATTCATCCTTTCTATTCTATCCATATCTGCTTTTGGGCAAACATTTCAAAACATCAAAATTGATGAAGATAAAAGTCTTCACGGTCCGGAAGAACCTACAATTGCCATTTCTCATGCGGATAGCAATATTATGATGGCTGGAGCAAATATCAACAGATTATATCGAAGCGAAGATGCAGGCTTAACCTGGGAGCCAATTAAAATCAAATCTAAATATGGTATTTGGGGAGATCCGTGTGTGATTCCATTAACCTATGGTGAATTTCTATATTTTCATTTATCCCTTCCTAAAGGAAAGGCATATGTTCATGATAGTTTTTTGGATCGTATTGTATGTCAGCCCTCCAAAAAGAATGGGAAAAAATTCAAAAGAGGGTATTCCATTGGACACAACCCTCCTAAAGATCAAGATAAAGAATGGTCTGTATTGGATTCGGAAAGAAATCGAGTATATACTTCATGGACCCAATTTGACCAATATGGTAGTCAGGATACCACGCATCAAAGCAATATTCTTGCTTCGTATTCTGATGATCTGGGAAAAACATGGTCAACTCCGATGGTACTTAGTTCCTTTTCGGGAAACTGTATTGATGATGATCAAACCACCGAAGGAGCGGTTCCTGCAATTGGGATAAATGGCGAAATGCATGTAGCCTGGGCTTATAATAACGGTATTTATTTCAACACTTATAACCCGGGCCAGTCGGTGACTCAAGAAAAACTCATTGCAAAACAAGTGAAAGGATGGAATCAAAACATTGAAGGTTTAGGTAGAACCAACGGAATGCCTGTAACCGTATCTGATATGAGTCGCAAGTCATTTCATGGAAACCTCTATGTATGCTGGTCAGACCAAAGAAATGGAGAGTTGAATACAGATGTTTTTTTAGTGAAATCAACGGATCAGGGGCAAACCTGGAGTGAACCTTTAAAAGTAAACAATGATCAAACCAATACACATCAATTCTTACCCTGGATGACTATAGATCAGACTACGGGTTACATCTATATCATTTTTTACGATAGAAGAAATTATATAGATAATCAAACAGATGTCTATCTGGCTGTTTCTAAAGATGGAGGGAACTCCTTTACTAATATTAAAGTTAGTGAATCTCCTTTTACCCCAGTTTCACAGGTGTTTTTCGGTGATTACATTAACATTTCTGCACATAGCGGAGTAGTTCGTCCCATTTGGACCAGATATGAAAATGGATTATTGAGTATTTGGACTGCTTTGATTCACGGTCTGTAA
- the trpS gene encoding tryptophan--tRNA ligase yields MSRILTGVQATGTPHLGNVLGAINPAIQLARDPKNESLLFIADMHSLTAIKDPETIRNNTYSVAAAWLAMGLDTDSTIFYRQSDIPQVTELTWYLNCVAPFPMLANAHSFKDKSDRLSDVNAGLFDYPVLMACDILLYDSDIVPVGKDQKQHLEMTRDLANSFNHIYGESFVIPKAQIQENVMLVPGTDGQKMSKSYGNFINIFAPKKELKKQVMGILTDNTPLEEPKDPDSSIPFQLYSLIAPPEKIEEMRANYLAGNYGYGHAKKEILNMILEVFGGAREKYDHLMANREILDEELLKGAEKAQKIADDVLNRVREKVGFRKK; encoded by the coding sequence ATGTCAAGAATATTAACTGGTGTACAAGCCACAGGCACTCCCCATTTGGGTAATGTTTTGGGAGCGATAAATCCAGCTATTCAATTAGCACGGGATCCCAAAAATGAATCGTTACTTTTTATTGCGGATATGCATTCTTTAACCGCAATTAAAGATCCTGAAACCATCAGGAATAACACATACAGTGTTGCTGCGGCCTGGCTTGCCATGGGTTTAGATACAGATTCTACGATATTTTACAGACAAAGTGATATTCCTCAAGTAACTGAGTTGACATGGTATTTAAACTGTGTGGCTCCGTTTCCAATGTTGGCTAATGCCCATTCATTTAAAGATAAATCCGATCGATTGAGTGATGTGAATGCCGGGCTATTTGATTATCCTGTTTTAATGGCTTGTGATATCTTACTATATGATTCAGATATCGTTCCAGTAGGTAAAGACCAAAAGCAGCATTTAGAAATGACACGTGATCTGGCTAATTCCTTTAATCATATTTATGGTGAATCTTTTGTCATACCTAAAGCGCAAATTCAGGAGAATGTGATGTTGGTTCCCGGAACTGATGGACAAAAGATGAGTAAAAGTTATGGAAACTTCATCAACATCTTTGCTCCTAAAAAGGAATTAAAAAAACAGGTAATGGGAATTCTTACCGATAATACTCCTTTAGAGGAGCCTAAAGATCCAGACAGCAGTATTCCATTCCAATTATATAGTCTAATTGCACCACCAGAGAAAATCGAGGAAATGCGTGCCAATTATCTGGCTGGGAATTATGGTTATGGACATGCGAAAAAGGAAATCCTTAATATGATTTTAGAAGTATTTGGAGGAGCACGAGAAAAATATGATCACTTGATGGCGAATCGAGAAATACTAGATGAAGAACTACTTAAAGGAGCGGAAAAAGCTCAAAAAATTGCTGATGATGTATTAAATAGAGTCAGGGAAAAAGTAGGATTCAGAAAAAAATAA
- a CDS encoding enoyl-CoA hydratase/isomerase family protein, translating to MTYENILVEGANGTTRITINRPKQLNALNSATISELSHAFKASESDDNTRVIIVTGIGEKAFVAGADIKEFAEFSVSEGEELSRVGHDTLFNVVENLKTPVIAAINGYCLGGGLELAMACHIRIASDNAMMGLPEVSLGVIPGYGGTQRLTQLVGKGKAFELIMTAGMMKAEEAKDWGLVNHVTFQSELMGMAEKIAGRISKNSPKAIGLAIEAVNAAHRDGVNGFEVEINKFGESFGTEDFKEGTQAFLNKEKPNFTGK from the coding sequence ATGACATACGAAAATATATTGGTAGAAGGTGCAAATGGAACCACCAGAATTACCATAAACAGACCTAAGCAATTGAATGCTTTGAATTCAGCAACAATTTCTGAGTTGAGTCATGCGTTTAAAGCATCCGAATCTGATGATAATACACGTGTGATTATTGTGACTGGTATTGGAGAAAAAGCTTTTGTTGCTGGTGCAGATATTAAAGAATTTGCAGAGTTTTCAGTAAGTGAAGGAGAAGAGTTGAGCCGTGTGGGTCATGATACACTTTTTAATGTAGTGGAGAATCTTAAAACACCGGTAATTGCGGCCATTAATGGTTATTGCTTGGGAGGAGGATTGGAGTTGGCTATGGCGTGTCATATTCGAATTGCTTCAGACAATGCAATGATGGGCCTTCCTGAAGTTTCATTAGGTGTTATTCCAGGATATGGAGGAACGCAGAGATTAACGCAATTAGTGGGTAAAGGAAAAGCCTTTGAGTTAATTATGACTGCAGGAATGATGAAAGCTGAGGAAGCGAAAGACTGGGGATTGGTAAATCATGTTACTTTCCAAAGTGAGTTGATGGGAATGGCTGAAAAAATTGCGGGTAGAATTTCAAAGAATTCTCCAAAAGCTATAGGCTTAGCTATTGAAGCGGTTAATGCAGCGCATAGAGATGGTGTGAATGGTTTTGAAGTTGAGATCAATAAGTTTGGAGAGTCATTTGGTACCGAAGATTTTAAAGAAGGTACACAAGCATTCTTAAATAAAGAAAAACCTAATTTTACAGGAAAGTAA
- a CDS encoding two-component sensor histidine kinase yields MIALIVISLIITGVSTIYFFKNQNDVYHLARLQRKEQSIMLALKYFVIEESIDEVDLKLNKKLDELTNIHGLDLNLYNEYGGLVYSTILDDTKDFLAQENISSAIIDSVAHTDEPVIVDEEWEDQNYLSTFFLIENSKNLPIAVVHIPYHKDGKRSKEELSAFLHTLVQVFLLLFVGASVIAYFLSNYIIKSLQAVSEGIKQTQLAGENPHIEWDSDDEIGELVKDYNRMVDELQESADLLAKSERESAWKEMARQVAHEIKNPLTPMRLNIQHLQRSITDNPNDIQERIDKFTRVMLEQIDTLSRIASEFSNFAKMPRTVLEPLNLSDTLSSAVELYSSTPNVEVIFENRINDHIEVDADRKQLIRAISNLIKNGIQSIPGGRMGKIQVVLYRQNEKIHIDVTDNGKGIAEEEREKIFEPYFTTKSGGTGLGLALVKNIFNEFGADIAFETKMDIGTTFTINFR; encoded by the coding sequence ATGATCGCTTTGATAGTTATTTCGTTAATAATTACCGGAGTATCTACGATTTACTTTTTCAAAAATCAAAATGATGTGTATCATTTGGCCAGACTTCAAAGAAAAGAGCAATCTATCATGTTGGCCTTGAAATACTTTGTGATTGAAGAAAGCATAGATGAAGTTGATTTAAAGCTGAATAAGAAGTTGGATGAGTTGACGAATATTCATGGTTTGGATTTAAATCTTTACAATGAATATGGAGGTTTGGTTTATAGTACGATCTTAGATGATACAAAAGACTTTTTAGCCCAAGAGAATATTTCATCAGCAATTATTGATTCGGTTGCGCATACGGATGAACCGGTTATTGTGGATGAAGAGTGGGAGGATCAAAACTATTTATCGACTTTCTTTTTGATTGAAAACAGTAAGAATTTACCTATTGCGGTGGTTCACATTCCCTATCATAAGGATGGGAAGAGATCAAAAGAAGAATTGAGTGCGTTCTTGCATACGCTGGTTCAGGTTTTTTTACTCTTGTTTGTTGGCGCAAGTGTGATCGCTTATTTTCTATCTAATTATATCATTAAATCTTTACAGGCGGTTTCTGAAGGAATAAAGCAAACACAGTTGGCAGGTGAGAATCCGCACATCGAGTGGGATAGTGATGATGAGATCGGTGAGTTGGTTAAGGATTACAACAGAATGGTAGACGAGCTTCAGGAAAGTGCGGACTTACTAGCGAAAAGTGAGCGTGAATCGGCATGGAAAGAAATGGCTAGACAAGTAGCTCATGAGATTAAGAACCCACTGACCCCTATGCGATTAAACATTCAACATTTACAACGTAGTATAACGGATAATCCTAATGATATTCAAGAGCGAATAGATAAGTTCACCAGAGTAATGTTAGAGCAGATCGATACGCTATCTAGGATTGCAAGTGAGTTTTCCAATTTTGCTAAAATGCCCAGAACCGTCCTGGAGCCATTAAACCTTTCGGATACTTTAAGCTCAGCGGTTGAGTTATATAGCAGTACACCTAATGTTGAGGTAATATTTGAGAATAGGATTAATGATCACATAGAAGTGGATGCGGATCGAAAACAATTAATTCGTGCCATTAGTAATTTAATTAAAAATGGTATTCAATCGATCCCTGGGGGAAGAATGGGTAAGATTCAAGTTGTGTTGTACCGTCAGAATGAAAAAATCCATATTGATGTTACAGATAATGGAAAAGGAATAGCTGAAGAGGAGCGAGAAAAAATATTTGAACCGTATTTTACGACAAAGTCTGGAGGAACAGGGCTTGGTTTAGCTTTGGTTAAGAATATTTTTAATGAATTTGGAGCGGATATCGCATTCGAAACAAAGATGGATATCGGAACCACGTTTACGATTAATTTTAGATAA
- the pheS gene encoding phenylalanine--tRNA ligase subunit alpha, translated as MKNKIGNYQEEINNLKAKSLDEIEAFRIKYLGSKGILKSLFADFKNVAPDEKRELGQLINGLRASAMSKIDELKAGLDSSGIGEKFNHIDFTRPGFPYETGSRHPVSLVMNEIIQIFNKMAFSVAEGPEVEDDWHNFTSLNFPEEHPARDMQDTFFVDLPGNFALRTHTSSVQARVMENQKPPIRVIAPGRVYRNEAISARAHCIFHQIEGLVIDENISFADLKLTLLYFAKEFFGEEAKIRLRPSYFPFTEPSAEVDVYWGLKTEADYRITKGTGWLEILGCGMVDPNVLKNFDIDTEKYSGFAFGMGIERIAMLKYQVDDLRLFYENDARFLKQFKETY; from the coding sequence ATGAAAAATAAGATTGGAAATTATCAGGAAGAAATCAATAATCTAAAAGCGAAAAGCTTAGATGAAATTGAAGCATTTAGAATTAAATATTTAGGTTCAAAAGGAATTCTAAAATCTCTTTTTGCTGATTTTAAAAATGTGGCACCTGATGAAAAACGTGAATTAGGTCAATTAATCAATGGGCTTAGAGCTTCAGCGATGAGTAAAATCGATGAGCTAAAGGCAGGATTAGATTCCTCTGGAATTGGTGAAAAATTCAATCATATTGATTTTACACGTCCAGGGTTTCCATATGAAACTGGTTCTCGTCATCCGGTTTCTCTCGTGATGAATGAAATTATTCAAATCTTCAATAAAATGGCTTTCTCTGTTGCTGAAGGCCCTGAAGTTGAAGATGACTGGCATAACTTTACTTCTTTGAACTTCCCTGAAGAACACCCTGCAAGAGATATGCAGGATACTTTCTTTGTGGACTTACCGGGTAATTTTGCACTTAGAACGCATACTAGTTCGGTTCAAGCCAGAGTAATGGAAAATCAAAAACCTCCGATTCGAGTTATTGCTCCAGGTAGAGTATACAGAAACGAAGCTATTTCTGCCCGTGCACATTGTATATTCCATCAAATTGAAGGTTTGGTCATTGATGAAAACATCAGTTTTGCGGATCTTAAACTTACGTTATTATACTTTGCTAAAGAGTTCTTTGGAGAAGAAGCAAAAATCCGTTTAAGACCTTCATATTTCCCATTTACGGAGCCAAGTGCTGAAGTAGATGTATACTGGGGATTAAAAACTGAAGCAGATTATAGAATTACAAAAGGAACAGGTTGGCTAGAAATTCTTGGTTGTGGAATGGTTGATCCTAATGTTCTGAAAAATTTTGATATCGATACGGAAAAATACTCAGGTTTTGCATTTGGAATGGGAATCGAAAGAATTGCTATGTTGAAATATCAAGTAGACGATCTCAGATTGTTTTATGAAAACGATGCGAGATTTTTAAAACAGTTTAAAGAAACTTACTAA
- a CDS encoding T9SS type A sorting domain-containing protein yields MKKVLIVTSAIIGSVFFISGTIDLNNLFNYDSQPYPQYITKDNTVNNPISNSGATLGRVLFYDKILSRNNTIACASCHQQQFAFGDTATASVGVNGTTGRHSMRLVNGRFSNEAHFFWDERALTLEEQTTLPIQDHIEMGFSGTNGDPDLDSLFRKIASQTYYNKLFAFTYGDTVVNETRIQNALAQFIRSIQSFDSKFDAGLDAANNINDPFSNFSNMENAGKNLFLAPPVFDNTGSRTGGGAGCNGCHQAPEFDIIPNTRNNGVIGSFGGGTDLTNTKSPSLRDIFNTTGNLNGPLMHNANFSTLEAVIAHYDSIPNQPGNNNLDPKLRPGGNLQRLNLTTQEMNQIIAFIKTLSGQEIYTEEKWSNPFDVNGNIDIIDLTTSIAEYPTNIQFNVFPVPCNDQITISGEINGSQIRLIDLNGGIIQQTRSYSNQIQLNTSSLSGGMFLIQITSEDGVIETKRILKL; encoded by the coding sequence ATGAAAAAGGTTCTTATTGTTACTTCTGCTATTATTGGTTCCGTTTTTTTTATCTCCGGAACAATAGATCTAAACAACTTGTTTAATTATGATAGTCAACCCTATCCACAGTATATCACTAAAGACAACACCGTAAACAATCCTATCTCTAATAGTGGGGCCACTTTGGGGCGTGTCCTTTTCTATGATAAAATTTTATCTAGAAATAATACTATAGCCTGCGCCAGCTGCCATCAACAACAATTTGCATTTGGAGATACAGCAACGGCCAGTGTAGGAGTTAATGGAACCACCGGAAGGCATTCTATGCGACTGGTCAACGGTAGGTTTAGTAACGAAGCCCACTTCTTTTGGGATGAAAGAGCTTTAACTTTAGAAGAACAAACCACTTTACCAATTCAAGACCATATAGAAATGGGGTTCAGCGGTACCAATGGGGATCCTGATCTCGATTCACTATTTCGAAAAATTGCATCTCAAACTTATTACAATAAATTGTTTGCATTCACTTATGGCGATACAGTTGTAAATGAAACCAGAATCCAAAATGCGTTAGCACAATTCATTAGAAGTATCCAATCTTTTGATTCAAAATTCGATGCCGGATTAGATGCGGCAAATAATATCAACGATCCTTTTAGCAATTTTTCAAATATGGAAAATGCAGGCAAAAATCTATTCTTAGCCCCTCCTGTATTTGATAATACGGGATCGCGAACTGGTGGTGGAGCAGGTTGTAATGGTTGTCATCAAGCTCCTGAATTTGATATTATTCCGAACACCAGAAACAATGGTGTAATCGGATCTTTTGGTGGAGGTACTGATTTGACCAATACTAAATCTCCTTCGTTAAGAGATATATTTAATACAACCGGTAATTTAAACGGACCTTTAATGCATAATGCAAACTTTTCTACTCTTGAAGCAGTTATCGCACATTATGATAGTATTCCGAATCAACCAGGGAATAATAATCTGGACCCAAAGCTTAGACCAGGAGGAAATCTACAAAGGTTGAACTTAACTACTCAGGAGATGAATCAAATTATTGCTTTTATCAAAACGCTTTCAGGTCAAGAAATATATACTGAGGAAAAATGGTCTAATCCATTTGATGTGAATGGTAACATAGATATCATTGATCTGACCACTTCCATTGCAGAATACCCAACAAACATTCAATTTAACGTTTTTCCGGTTCCATGTAATGATCAGATTACCATCTCTGGCGAGATTAACGGATCACAAATAAGGTTAATTGATTTAAATGGAGGCATAATTCAACAAACACGTAGTTATTCAAATCAGATACAGTTAAATACTTCAAGTCTTTCCGGTGGAATGTTTCTTATACAAATCACTTCCGAAGATGGAGTAATTGAAACAAAAAGGATTCTCAAATTATAA
- the polA gene encoding DNA polymerase I, whose product MRTQDTEKKLFLLDAYALIFRAYFAFSKNPRINSKGLNTSAIFGFVNSMLEIIKNEKPSHLAVVFDPPTKLKRAEIYSEYKANRNETPEDIKLSVPYIFEILQAMNIPVVIQNGYEADDVIGTLAKEAEQMGFLTYMMTPDKDFGQLVSDQIFMYKPGRSGKPAEIWGVPEVCEKFEVKRVEQVIDILGLWGDAVDNIPGVPGVGEKTSKKLIGLYDSMEGIYENLDQLKGKQLENFKNFKDQAFLSKHLATIVTDVPHEFQVEDAKMNEPNKEALKKVFTELEFRRLAERVLGESIQVQKENEGEQMDLFAAQTEDSKDVIEEETQFKNLENTSHNYVLCDTEEKIDDLINKLGKTSTFCFDTETTSLNVWEAELVGVAFSLKTGEGYYVPFGESFAESKEILNRFKTILESDKFEKIGHNLKYDINVLKKYGVRVVGPLFDTMVAHYLLHPDNNRRSMDVLAENELNYVPMSITELIGKKGKSQKSMREVPVDLACEYACEDTDITLQLKELFEPKLKKGKEYEIFRDVEMPLILVLGDMEEEGVNLDTELLHDYSKRLEKEIAEIEAKIYEEAGMKFLISSPKQVGEVLFDHLKVSSKPKKTKTGQYATNEEVLQKLRSKHPVVDLLLEYREVVKLKNTYVDPLPELVNPKTLHLHTSYNQVVAATGRLSSDKPNLQNIPIRSERGKEIRKAFIPSEGRTLIAADYSQIELRIIAALSKDKNMMEAFQSGQDIHASTAAKVYDISIEEVTREQRSHAKMVNFGIIYGISAFGLSQRLGISRKEAKQIIDSYFEQFPGIKEYMDASIQNARENGYVETVLGRRRYLKDINSGNAVVRGFAERNAINSPIQGSAADMIKLAMIKIQEFMKDANLKSKMILQIHDELIFDATPDETEDLIQKVKDLMREALDIGVRMDVDANTGENWLEAH is encoded by the coding sequence ATGAGAACTCAGGATACCGAAAAAAAACTGTTTTTATTAGATGCATATGCATTAATATTTAGAGCGTATTTTGCATTTAGTAAAAACCCAAGAATCAATTCAAAAGGACTGAATACATCCGCGATTTTTGGTTTTGTTAATTCTATGTTGGAAATCATTAAGAATGAAAAACCATCACATTTGGCAGTTGTATTTGATCCTCCAACGAAATTAAAAAGGGCGGAAATTTATAGTGAATATAAAGCCAATAGAAATGAAACACCTGAAGATATTAAGCTTTCTGTGCCTTATATTTTTGAGATTCTTCAAGCTATGAATATTCCTGTGGTGATTCAAAATGGATATGAGGCAGACGATGTGATTGGGACTTTAGCCAAGGAGGCAGAACAAATGGGTTTTTTAACTTACATGATGACTCCGGATAAGGATTTTGGACAATTGGTTTCCGATCAAATTTTCATGTATAAACCTGGTCGATCTGGAAAACCTGCGGAAATCTGGGGTGTTCCTGAAGTTTGTGAAAAGTTTGAGGTAAAGCGGGTGGAACAAGTGATTGATATCTTGGGTTTGTGGGGCGATGCAGTGGATAATATTCCTGGTGTTCCTGGAGTTGGAGAAAAGACATCCAAGAAGTTGATTGGCTTATATGACTCCATGGAGGGTATTTATGAGAATCTGGATCAACTAAAAGGGAAACAACTGGAGAACTTTAAGAATTTTAAAGATCAGGCATTTTTATCAAAGCACCTGGCGACTATCGTTACAGACGTTCCGCATGAGTTTCAGGTGGAAGACGCAAAAATGAATGAACCTAATAAAGAAGCTTTAAAGAAAGTTTTTACTGAACTTGAGTTTAGGAGATTGGCTGAAAGAGTTTTAGGGGAATCTATTCAAGTTCAAAAAGAAAATGAAGGTGAGCAAATGGACTTATTTGCTGCACAAACAGAAGATTCAAAAGATGTTATTGAAGAAGAAACACAGTTCAAAAATTTAGAAAATACGTCACATAATTATGTGCTGTGTGACACTGAAGAAAAGATTGATGATTTAATAAATAAACTAGGTAAGACATCAACTTTTTGTTTTGATACTGAAACAACTTCATTAAATGTATGGGAAGCTGAATTAGTAGGAGTCGCATTCAGTTTAAAAACGGGTGAAGGGTATTATGTGCCTTTTGGAGAATCGTTTGCGGAATCGAAAGAGATTCTTAACAGGTTTAAAACGATTTTGGAAAGTGATAAATTTGAGAAGATTGGCCATAATCTGAAATATGATATTAATGTATTGAAGAAATATGGTGTTCGCGTGGTTGGGCCTTTGTTTGATACCATGGTAGCCCATTATCTATTACATCCTGACAACAATCGAAGAAGTATGGATGTATTGGCTGAGAATGAGTTGAATTATGTTCCAATGTCGATCACTGAGTTGATTGGAAAGAAAGGTAAAAGTCAGAAATCTATGCGGGAAGTCCCTGTAGATTTGGCTTGTGAATATGCTTGCGAGGATACGGACATTACTTTACAACTTAAGGAACTATTTGAACCTAAATTGAAAAAAGGTAAAGAATATGAAATCTTTAGAGATGTAGAGATGCCTTTGATTTTGGTTTTGGGTGATATGGAGGAAGAAGGCGTGAATCTGGATACAGAACTGTTACATGATTATTCGAAGCGTCTGGAAAAAGAAATTGCGGAAATCGAAGCTAAGATATATGAAGAAGCGGGCATGAAGTTTTTGATTTCCTCACCAAAACAGGTCGGTGAAGTTTTATTTGATCACTTAAAAGTTTCTTCAAAACCTAAGAAGACCAAGACAGGTCAGTATGCAACAAATGAGGAGGTTTTACAAAAACTGAGATCAAAGCACCCCGTTGTAGATTTATTGCTAGAATATAGGGAAGTGGTAAAGCTGAAGAATACATATGTAGATCCACTTCCGGAGCTCGTTAATCCAAAGACTTTGCATTTGCATACGAGTTATAATCAGGTTGTGGCAGCAACAGGAAGGTTGAGTTCGGATAAACCAAACCTTCAAAATATTCCAATTCGATCTGAACGAGGTAAGGAAATCCGTAAAGCATTTATTCCAAGTGAGGGGAGAACATTGATTGCAGCGGATTACTCGCAAATAGAATTAAGAATTATAGCGGCCTTATCGAAAGATAAAAACATGATGGAAGCGTTTCAAAGTGGACAGGATATTCATGCTTCCACAGCGGCTAAAGTATATGATATTTCTATCGAAGAGGTTACCAGAGAGCAAAGGTCTCATGCGAAGATGGTGAACTTTGGTATTATCTATGGAATTTCAGCTTTCGGATTGTCTCAACGCTTGGGTATTTCCAGAAAAGAAGCGAAGCAAATTATCGATAGCTATTTTGAGCAGTTCCCGGGAATAAAAGAATACATGGACGCATCTATTCAAAATGCGCGTGAGAATGGGTATGTGGAAACGGTTTTGGGAAGAAGAAGGTATTTGAAAGATATTAATTCCGGGAATGCCGTAGTAAGAGGCTTTGCGGAGCGAAATGCGATTAATTCGCCTATTCAAGGTTCAGCTGCTGATATGATTAAGTTAGCGATGATAAAGATTCAGGAATTCATGAAGGATGCGAATTTGAAATCTAAAATGATTTTGCAAATTCATGATGAATTGATATTTGATGCCACGCCAGACGAAACCGAGGACCTGATTCAAAAAGTGAAAGATTTAATGCGAGAAGCATTAGATATTGGAGTCCGTATGGATGTCGATGCCAATACAGGAGAGAATTGGTTAGAAGCACATTAA